The segment AGTGGATCCAGGAGCGCATCGAGCGCCGTGGCCACGACACCGTCTCCCGGGACGAGCAGCTCCACATCCTGCGCCGCCTCAACAGCGCCGAGGCCTTCGAGACGTTCCTGCAGACCAAGTACGTCGGGCAGAAGCGCTTCTCGTTGGAGGGCGGAGAGTCCCTGATCCCCCTGTTGGACGGGGTGATCTCCGAGGCCGCCCGCAGCTCCCTGGACGAGGTCGTCATGGGGATGGCCCACCGGGGCCGCCTCAACGTGCTGGCCAACATCTGCGGCAAGTCCTACGCGCAGATCTTCGGTGAGTTCGAGGGCAACATCGACCCGCGCAGTTCGCACGGGTCGGGTGACGTCAAGTACCACCTGGGCACCGACGGCGTGTTCGAGACCCCGACCGGGGAGAAGATCAACGTCACGCTCGCTGCCAACCCCAGCCACCTCGAGGCCGTGAACCCCGTGGCCGAGGGCATCGCCCGCGCCAAGCAGGACCTGTTGGACAAGGGCCAGCACGGCTTCACCGTGCTGCCGGTCCTGATCCACGGCGACGCGGCGTTCGCGGGCCAGGGCGTGGTCGCCGAGACCCTCAACCTGTCCCAGCTTCGCGGCTACCGCACCGGCGGCACCGTGCACGTGATCGTGAACAACCAGGTCGGCTACACCACCTCGCCCGAGGACAGCCGGTCCAGCGTGTACTCCACCGACGTCGCGCGCATGGTGCAGGCCCCGATCTTCCACGTGAACGGCGACGACCCCGAGGCCGTGGTGCGCGTCGCGCACCTGGCGTTCGAGTACCGCCAGGCGTTCAACAAGGACGTCGTCATCGACATGGTGTGCTACCGGCGTCGGGGCCACAACGAGGGGGACAACCCCGCGTTCACCCAGCCGCTGATGTACGACGTGATCGACGCGAAGCGTTCCACGCGCAAGCTCTACACCGAGGCCCTGATCGGCCGCGGCGACATCACCTTCGACGAGGCCGAGCAGGCGCTGCGGGACTACCAGGACCAGCTCGAGCGGGCCTTCGTGGAAACCCGGGAGGCGTCGGACCATCCGGCGCAGTCCGGCGCCGTCGTCCGTCCGGAGACCTTCGACGAGGGCCGGATCGACCACGCCGACGCGCCGACCGCGATCTCCGGCGAGGTCCTCAAGCGGGTCGTCGACACCCAGCTCAACCTGCCCGAGGGATTCTCCACCCACCCACGGCTCGCACCGCAACTCCAGCGGCGCGCGCAGATGGTCACCGACGACGCCATCGACTGGGCCACCGGAGAGATGCTGGCGCTGGGCTCGTTGCTGATCGACGGGCACCCGGTGCGGCTGGTGGGTCAGGACACCCGCCGTGGCACCTTCGGCCAGCGCCACGCGGTGCTGGTGGACCGCAAGACCGGCGCCACGCACACCCCGCTGAAGGCCTTCGACCAGGGCACGTCGAAGTTCTACGTGCACGACTCGCTGCTCAGCGAGTACGCCGCGCTGGGCTTCGAGTACGGCTACTCGGTCGTGCGCCCCAACGCGCTCGTCGCCTGGGAGGCCCAGTTCGGCGACTTCGTCAACGGCGCGCAGACCATCCTGGACGAGTTCCTCTCCTCCGGTGAGCAGAAGTGGGGCCAGCGTTCCAGTGTGGTGCTGCTGCTGCCGCACGGCTACGAGGGCCAGGGGCCGGACCACTCTTCCGCACGGATCGAGCGGTTCCTGCAGATGTGCGCGCAGGACAACATGACGGTGGCGCTGCCGAGCACGCCGGCGAACTACTTCCACCTGCTGCGGTGGCAGGTCCGTTCGTCGCTCAGCCGTCCGATGGTGGTGGCCACGCCCAAGTCGATGCTGCGCCTGAAGGCCGCGACGTCGCCGGCGTCGGACTTCACTTCCGGGGCGTTCCAGCCGGTCATCCCGGACACTGGGGACCTGCAGGCCGACGACGTCCGGCGTGTGGTGCTGTGCTCCGGCAAGATCTACTACGAGCTGGAGGCGGCGCGGAAGGCCACCGGCGATCTCAGCACCGCCCTGGTCCGGGTCGAGCGCCTCTACCCGTTGCCGATCTCGGAGATCCGGGAGCAGCTCAACCGCTACCCCAACGCCGGCGAGGTGCTGTGGGTGCAGGAGGAGCCGGCGAACATGGGGCCGTGGCCGTTCGTGGCGCTGACCTTCGCCGAGCAGCTTGACCGGCCGTTCGCCCACGTGTCCCGTCCGGCGAGCTCCGCTCCCGCGGCGGGGTCGGCCAAGCGGCACGAGAACGAGCAGCGGGCGCTGATCGACACGGTCTTCCCGCCCGCGGATAGCTGAGGCGCCGTGTACTACACCGACCGGGGGATCGAGGAGCTGGAGCAACGCCGGGGCGAGGAGGAAGTGACCCTTGCCTGGCTCGCTGACCAGCTACGCATCTTCACCGACATCCATCCGGAGCACGAGACCGCGGTGGAACGGCTGGCGACCTGGTTGGCCCGACCGGATGACGAAGACGAGTGAGTGAGACGGGGGCGCGGGAGACCGCGCCCCCGTCTTTTTTGCACCCCGGCCCACTGGCTCGCGCTCGCTGGCATGCTCTAGTGGTTTGAGGCCGTTCGCGCCCCAGCGCTCAGGTTCACGACATATCTTGACTTTTGTCAGACACGATATATCGTCGAATCACAGCGAACGTGAAGGGGTGTGCGATGGCACGGTGGAGCATCGAGGACTCGATGACCCGCACGCTCGACGGAATCGTCGCGCTACACGTGCGGATCGTGGGTGGGCGGGTCAACATCCTCCCCACCCAGGACTTGGTCAGCTTCGAGGTGAGCGAGGTCTCGGGTCCCCCGATCCTGGCCACGCATGAGGCGGGAATTCTGACCCTCACCTACGAGGACTTGACCCGTAACGGCATTTTCGACCGCATCCGGGACACCAAGCTCGGCGCCTACCGCCGACTGGGACGCCGTGCGGCGACCCTGTACCTTCGGGTTCCACCCGACTGCCCGGTGGAGGTCGCCACGGTGTCGGGTGACGTCGTGGCGGCGGGGCTCACCGCACGCACCGCGATCCGCAGCGCGTCGGGGAACGTGACCCTGGACGACATGGCGGGGTCGGTCGACGTGAACACGGCCTCCGGCAACCTCGACATCCGAGACATGGCCGGAAACCTGAAGTTCAACAGCGTGAGCGGGGATCTCGCCATCGCCGGCGGCAACCTGTCCGACCTGTCGGCGAAGACCGGGTCCGGGCAGCTTCTCGGCGATGTCGACGTGCGTTCCGCGGGTCGGGTCCGACTCGCCTCGGTGTCCGGCGACATCGCCCTCCGGGTTCCGGGTGACACCTCCGCGAGCGTCGACCTGCGTACCGCTACCGGCAAGCTGAACACCGAGTTCACGTTGGAGAACCGGGACAAGAGGGCCTACCGCCGGATGGGCGGCAACGTGGGCAGCGGAGTCGATCCGGCGTCGGTGACCACGACGACGGTGTCGGGCTCCGTGGACCTGCTGCGCCGCGCACCCGACGCGCCTGCCGCGATCCCCAGGGGAAGTGAGGAGTAATGGCGAACATCTTCGGCCATGGGCGGCTGCGGCTCTACCTGCTGAAACTACTCGACGAGAGCCCGCGTCACGGGTACGAGATCATCTCGCTGCTGCGGGACCGGTTCCTTGGCGTCTACTCACCCTCGCCCGGCACGATCTACCCTCGCCTCGCTCGCTTGGAGGAGGAAGGGCTGGTCACGCACGAGGAGGTCAACGGTCGTAAGGTCTATCGCCTCACCGATGCCGGCCGCGAGGAGCTCAACCGACGAACCGAGGACATCAGCGCGTTGGAGAACGACCTGATCGACTCCGCCCACGAGATCGCCCGCGCCGTGAAGCGCGACGTACGCGACACGATCACCACGCTGCGGGAGGAGCTCAAGGGCGCCGCGAACGAGGCTCGCCAACGCGCGAACCGCGGCGAGCGGCGCGGAAGCGAACGCGAGGAGACGCCGACCGACGAGAACGAGGACGTGTGGGGACGCGCCGCCTCGGAGGAGTCGGAACGGGAAAGCACTCGCGGGGCGTGGTGGAGTCGCGAGTGGGAGAAGGTCTCCCGCGGCTTCGGCTCCTGGGGCTCGACTGAGTGGGGGTCCAAGCCGGAGTTCGACCGGGCGATGAACGACTTCAGCGATCGCGTGCGACGTGTCGTGCAGGACGCGGGCCAGGTCGGGGAGTCCACCGTGGAGAACCTCCGCCGAATCCTCGACGACACCGTCGAGGT is part of the Spiractinospora alimapuensis genome and harbors:
- a CDS encoding PadR family transcriptional regulator produces the protein MANIFGHGRLRLYLLKLLDESPRHGYEIISLLRDRFLGVYSPSPGTIYPRLARLEEEGLVTHEEVNGRKVYRLTDAGREELNRRTEDISALENDLIDSAHEIARAVKRDVRDTITTLREELKGAANEARQRANRGERRGSEREETPTDENEDVWGRAASEESERESTRGAWWSREWEKVSRGFGSWGSTEWGSKPEFDRAMNDFSDRVRRVVQDAGQVGESTVENLRRILDDTVEVIRRDAADWGPRCDDTAGRDDTPATDEKPASDDTDDKKAD
- a CDS encoding DUF4097 family beta strand repeat-containing protein, with translation MARWSIEDSMTRTLDGIVALHVRIVGGRVNILPTQDLVSFEVSEVSGPPILATHEAGILTLTYEDLTRNGIFDRIRDTKLGAYRRLGRRAATLYLRVPPDCPVEVATVSGDVVAAGLTARTAIRSASGNVTLDDMAGSVDVNTASGNLDIRDMAGNLKFNSVSGDLAIAGGNLSDLSAKTGSGQLLGDVDVRSAGRVRLASVSGDIALRVPGDTSASVDLRTATGKLNTEFTLENRDKRAYRRMGGNVGSGVDPASVTTTTVSGSVDLLRRAPDAPAAIPRGSEE
- a CDS encoding multifunctional oxoglutarate decarboxylase/oxoglutarate dehydrogenase thiamine pyrophosphate-binding subunit/dihydrolipoyllysine-residue succinyltransferase subunit; protein product: MSSESSQPPTDFGPNEWLVEELYRRYLDDPNSVDKAWWNFFADYKSSSATGASSASAATTPAAPRAAAGSSSRPKAEATEQEAGEQDDLLAVTTERMRGTPARTATNMEASLGLPMATSVRSLPVKLLFDNRIVINNHLKRARGGKISFTHIIGYAMVKALSTVPAMNSAYAEVDGKPGLATPKHVNLGLAIDIPKSDGTRQLLVPNIKGAEALDFKEFWTAYEEVVRKARAGKLAVSDFQGTTISLTNPGGIGTVHSIPRFMQGQGAILGVGSMEYPAEFQGAAPETLNQLAVSKIMTLTSTYDHRIIQGAQSGEFLRRIHQLLLGEDGFYDEIFRSLRLPYEPVRWVQDISINRDTELDKASRVQELIHAYRVRGHLMADTDPLEYKQRRHPDLDVLEHGLTLWDLEREFPTGGFGGKPVMRLRDILGVLRDTYCRTVGIEYMHIQSPEEREWIQERIERRGHDTVSRDEQLHILRRLNSAEAFETFLQTKYVGQKRFSLEGGESLIPLLDGVISEAARSSLDEVVMGMAHRGRLNVLANICGKSYAQIFGEFEGNIDPRSSHGSGDVKYHLGTDGVFETPTGEKINVTLAANPSHLEAVNPVAEGIARAKQDLLDKGQHGFTVLPVLIHGDAAFAGQGVVAETLNLSQLRGYRTGGTVHVIVNNQVGYTTSPEDSRSSVYSTDVARMVQAPIFHVNGDDPEAVVRVAHLAFEYRQAFNKDVVIDMVCYRRRGHNEGDNPAFTQPLMYDVIDAKRSTRKLYTEALIGRGDITFDEAEQALRDYQDQLERAFVETREASDHPAQSGAVVRPETFDEGRIDHADAPTAISGEVLKRVVDTQLNLPEGFSTHPRLAPQLQRRAQMVTDDAIDWATGEMLALGSLLIDGHPVRLVGQDTRRGTFGQRHAVLVDRKTGATHTPLKAFDQGTSKFYVHDSLLSEYAALGFEYGYSVVRPNALVAWEAQFGDFVNGAQTILDEFLSSGEQKWGQRSSVVLLLPHGYEGQGPDHSSARIERFLQMCAQDNMTVALPSTPANYFHLLRWQVRSSLSRPMVVATPKSMLRLKAATSPASDFTSGAFQPVIPDTGDLQADDVRRVVLCSGKIYYELEAARKATGDLSTALVRVERLYPLPISEIREQLNRYPNAGEVLWVQEEPANMGPWPFVALTFAEQLDRPFAHVSRPASSAPAAGSAKRHENEQRALIDTVFPPADS
- a CDS encoding DUF6104 family protein codes for the protein MYYTDRGIEELEQRRGEEEVTLAWLADQLRIFTDIHPEHETAVERLATWLARPDDEDE